One Planctomycetia bacterium DNA segment encodes these proteins:
- a CDS encoding response regulator transcription factor has product MSIRILLADDHEVVRSGLHHLFETTEISVCGETDSIDKVLALAETTNPDLVLLDVRLGEGDGLTIVRALRNRRPPVNVLLFSAHDNPTHEARAYADGANGYIYKSADRDQLLAAVRKAGTGEMLWDRTDQRRLTNFVKTTRPSIGEHAPLTAREQEILAILSTGATNKQISEQLSISAETVKEHVQHLLRKIGVNDRTQAAVWAARNGLI; this is encoded by the coding sequence ATGTCGATCCGAATCCTCCTAGCCGACGACCACGAGGTCGTCCGCAGCGGCCTGCACCACCTTTTCGAAACGACGGAAATCAGCGTCTGCGGCGAAACGGACTCGATCGACAAAGTTCTCGCCCTGGCCGAAACCACGAACCCGGACCTGGTTTTACTCGACGTCCGGCTGGGCGAAGGGGATGGCCTTACGATCGTGCGTGCTCTGCGAAACCGCCGCCCGCCGGTCAATGTGCTTCTTTTCTCCGCCCACGACAACCCGACGCATGAAGCTCGGGCCTACGCCGACGGAGCCAACGGCTACATCTATAAGTCGGCCGATCGCGATCAGCTTCTAGCGGCCGTCCGCAAGGCAGGGACAGGCGAAATGCTCTGGGACCGAACCGACCAGCGCCGGCTCACCAACTTCGTAAAAACGACCCGACCTTCGATCGGCGAACACGCTCCGCTTACCGCCCGCGAGCAAGAGATTCTCGCGATCCTCTCGACCGGCGCGACCAACAAGCAGATCTCCGAGCAATTGAGCATCAGCGCGGAAACAGTCAAGGAACACGTGCAGCACTTGTTGCGGAAGATCGGCGTGAACGATCGGACCCAAGCAGCCGTCTGGGCAGCCCGCAACGGCCTGATCTAG
- a CDS encoding DUF255 domain-containing protein encodes MRASLRFHAASIMLLGLCSATSAIEPVGSASRGIPEGESSRRNQKTVVQVAATSAPEAKTAAAAVAAPVAWQTNVEEACRLARQNNLPVLVFVTSAQCPYCVKMKDQTFRTATVVQELGAKFVPLRVERGSSPALERQLGVKSYPTTVVLRSDKVEVARMAGFIPAPQFLGNLKKVEAQWTVLNASRPIKTR; translated from the coding sequence ATGCGCGCTTCGCTTCGATTTCATGCTGCGTCGATCATGTTGCTCGGGCTATGCTCGGCGACGAGCGCTATCGAACCGGTCGGTTCGGCCTCGCGCGGCATTCCCGAAGGGGAGAGCTCGCGCCGCAATCAGAAAACGGTAGTCCAGGTAGCGGCGACTTCCGCACCGGAAGCGAAGACCGCTGCGGCTGCTGTTGCTGCACCTGTTGCTTGGCAAACCAATGTCGAAGAGGCCTGCCGCTTGGCACGGCAGAATAACTTGCCGGTACTCGTGTTCGTTACCTCGGCGCAGTGCCCTTACTGCGTGAAGATGAAAGATCAAACCTTCCGCACGGCGACCGTCGTTCAAGAGCTGGGGGCGAAGTTCGTTCCGCTGCGTGTCGAACGGGGCTCGAGCCCGGCACTGGAGCGACAACTTGGAGTGAAGTCGTACCCGACGACCGTGGTTCTGCGAAGCGACAAGGTCGAGGTGGCGCGGATGGCCGGGTTCATTCCGGCTCCGCAATTTCTCGGCAACTTGAAGAAGGTCGAAGCTCAATGGACGGTCTTGAACGCTTCCCGACCGATTAAGACTCGCTAG
- the glgX gene encoding glycogen debranching protein GlgX, producing the protein MSDMHGPPTKPRTDGMLLSSSSLVSFAETRPMTHAHPPLQFSLGLPYGAILKEDGIQFVVVSKAATAMRVLLYDRVEDREPTDIIHLNPELDRWGDVWSVYVPGIGAGQLYHFQADGPFAPQQGHRFNGKARLIDPWAKALAGKFLLSTDGIIRPPKCVVVDDTFDWQGDRHVKRNLSESVIYEMHVKGFTASKSSGVKFPGTYRGIVEKIPYLKSLGVTAVELMPVHDFPTEGWMGETLKRVNYWGYDPMAFFAPHRGYAASKEPGGQCREFKEMVRELHRNGIEIILDVVFNHTCEGNEHGPTLSFKGLENSVYYMLAGNGEHYKNYSGCGNTVNGNHPIVREMIFHCLRHWVHNYHVDGFRFDLASILSRNRNGDLVPNPPLVEQIAEDPLLADTKIIAEAWDAAGAYQVGSFANRRWAEWNGRYRDDARRFWRGDPGTIGSLATRLAGSSDLYASSGRRPYHSINFITSHDGFTVSDMVSYSYKHNEENGEENRDGDNQNYSENFGVEGPTRRKEINTMRARQVRNMLATLLLSQGVPMIVSGDECRRTQKGNNNAYCQDGPISWFDWNLVSKNADLVRFAQGLIEFRKQQPTVRRASFVSGEPNENHPLPDVSWFNADGLPHDWNGFDHSLASIWGASAATGNPQFAPRHIMILIHSGTMPREFKLPALASQTKWRLFVNTAAESPHDIYPALDGPAPPDSAKLIVPSKTLLCYVSAPLMRR; encoded by the coding sequence ATGTCGGACATGCATGGCCCCCCGACGAAGCCCCGGACTGATGGTATGTTATTGAGCTCTAGTTCCCTCGTTAGCTTTGCAGAAACGCGTCCCATGACGCATGCCCATCCTCCGCTGCAGTTCTCGCTTGGCTTACCTTACGGTGCCATTCTTAAAGAGGACGGAATTCAGTTCGTCGTCGTCAGCAAGGCGGCGACCGCGATGCGCGTGCTGCTCTACGATCGGGTCGAAGACCGCGAGCCGACGGACATCATCCATCTGAATCCGGAGCTCGACCGGTGGGGCGATGTGTGGAGCGTCTACGTGCCGGGAATCGGTGCCGGGCAGCTCTATCACTTCCAAGCCGATGGTCCGTTTGCGCCGCAGCAAGGGCATCGCTTCAACGGCAAGGCGCGCTTGATCGATCCGTGGGCCAAAGCGCTCGCCGGCAAATTTCTGCTCTCGACCGACGGCATTATTCGTCCGCCGAAATGCGTCGTCGTCGATGATACGTTCGACTGGCAAGGAGACCGCCATGTGAAGCGGAACCTTTCCGAGAGCGTGATCTATGAAATGCACGTGAAGGGCTTCACGGCGTCGAAGTCGAGCGGCGTGAAATTCCCCGGCACCTATCGCGGCATCGTCGAAAAGATTCCGTACTTGAAGTCGCTCGGCGTTACGGCCGTCGAGCTGATGCCGGTTCACGATTTTCCCACCGAAGGCTGGATGGGCGAAACGCTGAAGCGCGTGAACTATTGGGGCTACGACCCGATGGCCTTCTTCGCGCCGCATCGGGGCTACGCCGCCTCGAAAGAGCCCGGCGGTCAGTGCCGCGAGTTTAAGGAAATGGTGCGCGAGCTGCATCGCAACGGCATCGAAATCATTCTCGACGTCGTCTTCAACCACACGTGCGAAGGCAACGAACACGGCCCGACGTTGAGCTTCAAGGGCTTGGAGAACAGCGTCTACTACATGCTGGCCGGCAACGGCGAGCACTATAAGAACTACTCCGGTTGCGGCAACACCGTGAACGGCAATCATCCGATCGTCCGCGAGATGATCTTTCATTGCCTGCGTCATTGGGTTCACAACTACCATGTCGACGGCTTCCGCTTCGACCTCGCCTCGATTCTCAGCCGCAATCGCAACGGCGACTTAGTCCCTAATCCCCCTTTGGTCGAACAGATCGCCGAAGATCCGCTCTTGGCCGATACGAAGATCATCGCCGAAGCGTGGGACGCCGCCGGAGCGTATCAAGTCGGCTCGTTCGCCAATCGCCGTTGGGCCGAGTGGAACGGCCGCTACCGCGACGATGCCCGTCGCTTCTGGCGCGGCGATCCCGGCACGATCGGCTCGCTCGCAACCCGCTTAGCCGGTTCGAGCGATCTCTATGCTTCGAGCGGTCGCCGCCCGTACCACAGCATCAACTTCATCACTTCGCACGACGGCTTTACCGTGAGCGATATGGTGAGCTATTCGTATAAGCACAACGAAGAAAACGGCGAAGAGAATCGCGACGGCGACAACCAGAACTACAGCGAAAACTTCGGCGTCGAAGGGCCGACGCGTCGCAAAGAGATCAACACGATGCGTGCCCGACAGGTGCGCAACATGCTCGCGACGTTGCTGCTCAGCCAAGGGGTGCCGATGATCGTGTCGGGCGATGAATGTCGCCGGACGCAAAAAGGAAACAACAACGCCTATTGCCAAGACGGCCCGATCTCGTGGTTCGATTGGAATCTCGTTTCCAAGAACGCCGACCTGGTTCGCTTCGCGCAAGGCCTGATCGAGTTTCGCAAGCAGCAGCCGACGGTGCGCCGCGCGAGCTTCGTCTCCGGCGAACCGAACGAAAATCATCCGTTGCCCGATGTCAGCTGGTTCAACGCCGACGGCTTGCCGCACGATTGGAACGGCTTCGATCATAGCCTCGCCAGCATCTGGGGAGCTTCGGCGGCGACCGGCAATCCGCAATTCGCGCCGCGGCACATCATGATCTTGATCCACTCGGGCACGATGCCGCGCGAGTTCAAGCTTCCGGCGTTGGCGAGCCAAACGAAGTGGCGATTGTTCGTCAACACGGCGGCCGAGAGCCCGCACGACATCTACCCGGCGCTCGACGGCCCTGCTCCCCCCGATAGCGCGAAGCTGATCGTGCCGTCGAAGACGTTGCTGTGCTACGTTTCCGCACCGCTGATGCGACGCTAG